One Janthinobacterium sp. TB1-E2 genomic region harbors:
- a CDS encoding glutathione S-transferase family protein, whose amino-acid sequence MSLILYGHPFSSYTQKVLVALYENAIPFDFRCLAPDMQQHLRQWLERWPLRKFPLLVDGERNVAETSIIIEYLQLAHPGPLRLLPDDAMQALDVRFLDRYFDLHVMTPVQHAVGAALSGDAAKTEEGRAFAGDKLDLAYAWLETHLAGKTWAAGDHFTLADCAAAPSLFYADWTQPIPAALPLLHAYRARLLARPSFARAVEEARPYRHLFPLGAPQRD is encoded by the coding sequence GTGTCGCTGATCCTCTACGGCCATCCCTTTTCCTCGTACACGCAAAAGGTGCTCGTCGCCCTGTACGAAAACGCCATACCGTTCGATTTCCGCTGCCTGGCGCCGGACATGCAGCAACACTTGCGGCAATGGCTGGAGCGCTGGCCGCTGCGCAAATTCCCGCTGCTGGTGGACGGCGAGCGCAACGTCGCCGAGACCAGCATCATCATCGAATACCTGCAACTGGCTCATCCGGGTCCCCTGCGCCTACTGCCGGACGACGCCATGCAGGCGCTGGACGTGCGTTTTCTCGACCGCTATTTCGACCTGCACGTCATGACACCTGTGCAGCATGCCGTCGGCGCCGCCTTGAGCGGCGACGCGGCGAAGACCGAGGAAGGCCGCGCGTTCGCAGGCGACAAGCTGGACCTCGCCTACGCCTGGCTGGAAACCCATCTGGCCGGCAAGACGTGGGCCGCCGGCGACCACTTTACGCTGGCCGACTGCGCCGCCGCGCCCTCGCTGTTCTATGCGGACTGGACGCAGCCGATTCCCGCGGCGCTGCCCCTGCTGCACGCCTACCGCGCGCGCCTGCTGGCCCGCCCGTCGTTCGCCCGCGCGGTCGAAGAGGCGCGACCGTACCGCCACCTCTTCCCACTGGGCGCGCCGCAGCGCGATTGA
- a CDS encoding NIPSNAP family protein, with protein MITCYLRYIIDPYKLREFEAYGKLWIPLVERFGGQHHGYFLPSEGASNVALAMFSFPSLALYEQYRSDSMQDAECQAAFRYAEETRCIVSYERSFFRPVFA; from the coding sequence ATGATCACCTGCTACCTGCGTTACATCATCGACCCATACAAATTGCGGGAATTCGAAGCCTACGGCAAGCTGTGGATACCGCTGGTCGAACGCTTCGGCGGCCAGCACCACGGCTACTTTTTGCCGTCCGAAGGCGCCAGCAACGTGGCGCTGGCCATGTTCTCGTTTCCCAGCCTGGCCTTGTACGAGCAGTACCGCAGCGACTCGATGCAGGACGCCGAATGCCAGGCCGCCTTCCGCTATGCGGAAGAGACGCGCTGCATCGTCAGCTATGAGCGCAGTTTCTTCCGTCCCGTGTTTGCCTGA
- a CDS encoding GNAT family N-acetyltransferase, protein MTILTTARLRLEPITENHYERMRTLNTDPEVMTYLNAGQPEKEEDTRAAVKRVTGRWAEWGYSWWALIRLDDGEMVGMACLQHLDGDKSKPHEIGWRLARTGWGQGYASEAAAAIVAHAFNVVGAPEVVAVAHPDNAASIKVMTRLGMQYVGMERHYDIDSVVYRLARP, encoded by the coding sequence ATGACCATACTGACGACGGCGCGCCTGCGCCTGGAACCGATTACGGAAAACCACTACGAGCGCATGCGCACGCTCAACACCGATCCCGAGGTGATGACCTACCTGAACGCGGGCCAGCCCGAAAAGGAAGAGGACACGCGCGCCGCCGTCAAGCGCGTCACGGGCCGCTGGGCCGAGTGGGGCTATTCGTGGTGGGCGCTGATACGCCTCGATGATGGCGAGATGGTGGGCATGGCCTGCCTGCAGCATCTCGATGGCGACAAGAGCAAGCCGCACGAAATCGGCTGGCGTCTGGCCCGCACGGGCTGGGGCCAGGGCTATGCCAGCGAAGCGGCGGCCGCCATCGTCGCGCATGCGTTCAACGTCGTCGGCGCGCCCGAAGTGGTGGCCGTGGCGCACCCGGACAATGCCGCCTCGATCAAGGTCATGACGCGGCTGGGCATGCAATACGTGGGCATGGAACGCCATTACGATATCGATAGCGTCGTGTACCGCCTGGCGCGCCCATGA
- a CDS encoding phosphoribosyltransferase has translation MTTPQSNDQHLWVNWEEYHRLIERLALKVYESGWKFDQVLCLARGGVRPGDVFSRIFDLPLAILSTSSYREDAGTVRGDLDIAKYMTMTKGPLAGRILLVDDLADSGVTLDKVTRHLKENFPDVTEVKSAVIWLKGCSVVRPDYFLDELPHNPWIHQPFEDYDGLRPHQLAAWIKKGEAGK, from the coding sequence ATGACTACCCCACAATCGAACGATCAACACCTTTGGGTCAACTGGGAAGAATACCACCGCCTGATCGAGCGCCTGGCGCTCAAGGTCTACGAATCGGGCTGGAAATTCGACCAGGTATTGTGCCTGGCGCGCGGTGGCGTGCGTCCCGGCGACGTATTCTCGCGCATTTTTGATTTGCCACTGGCTATCCTGTCGACCAGCTCCTACCGCGAAGACGCGGGCACGGTGCGCGGCGACCTCGATATCGCCAAGTACATGACCATGACCAAGGGCCCGCTGGCCGGCCGCATCCTGCTGGTCGACGACCTGGCCGATTCGGGCGTCACCCTGGACAAGGTCACGCGTCACCTGAAGGAAAACTTCCCTGACGTGACCGAAGTCAAATCGGCCGTGATCTGGCTGAAGGGCTGCTCCGTCGTGCGTCCCGACTACTTCCTCGACGAATTGCCGCACAATCCGTGGATCCACCAGCCATTCGAAGACTACGACGGCCTGCGTCCGCACCAGCTGGCGGCGTGGATCAAGAAGGGCGAAGCAGGCAAGTAA
- a CDS encoding adenylosuccinate synthase, which translates to MSKKIMAKNVVVIGTQWGDEGKGKIVDWLTDHAQGVVRFQGGHNAGHTLVIGGVKTALQLIPSGIMRPGVACYIGNGVVVSVPDVLREIDKLEAVGVEVASRLKVSDAAPVILPYHTAIDLAREAKRGDAKIGTTGKGIGPAYEDKVARRAIRIADLLNEKRFAEKLAENLDYHNFVLENYLKAPKVDYQKTLDDALAYVPRLRPMVTDVSSALYKAHKAGANLLFEGAQGSLLDVDHGTYPFVTSSNCVAGNAAAGSGVGPGMLHYIMGITKAYTTRVGSGPFPSELPTDAGVGHHLAQVGHEFGTVTGRARRCGWFDAALLRRSVQINGVTGMCLTKLDVLDGIETLKLCTGYTIDGVATDIFPSGAEEAARCVPVYEEMPGWTESTVGAKSLAALPATARAYIKRIEELVGVPVDMVSTGPDREETIVLRHPFE; encoded by the coding sequence ATGTCAAAGAAAATTATGGCAAAGAACGTCGTTGTCATCGGCACCCAATGGGGCGATGAAGGTAAAGGCAAGATCGTCGATTGGTTGACCGATCACGCCCAAGGTGTGGTGCGCTTCCAGGGCGGCCACAATGCAGGCCACACGCTGGTCATCGGCGGCGTCAAAACCGCGCTGCAGCTGATCCCGTCGGGCATCATGCGTCCAGGCGTCGCCTGCTACATCGGTAACGGCGTGGTCGTTTCCGTGCCGGACGTGCTGCGCGAAATCGACAAGCTCGAAGCGGTCGGCGTCGAAGTCGCCTCGCGCCTGAAAGTGTCGGACGCGGCGCCCGTGATCCTGCCTTACCACACCGCGATCGACCTGGCGCGTGAAGCCAAGCGTGGCGATGCGAAGATCGGCACCACCGGCAAGGGCATCGGCCCGGCCTACGAAGACAAAGTGGCGCGCCGCGCGATCCGTATCGCCGACCTGCTGAACGAGAAGCGCTTTGCCGAAAAGCTGGCGGAAAACCTCGATTACCACAACTTCGTGCTGGAAAACTACCTGAAGGCGCCGAAAGTCGACTATCAGAAGACACTCGACGACGCGCTGGCCTATGTGCCGCGTCTGCGTCCGATGGTCACCGACGTGTCGAGCGCGCTGTACAAGGCGCACAAGGCCGGCGCGAATCTGCTGTTCGAAGGCGCGCAGGGTTCCCTGCTCGACGTCGACCACGGCACCTACCCGTTCGTCACCTCGTCGAACTGCGTGGCCGGCAATGCCGCCGCCGGTTCGGGTGTCGGTCCTGGCATGCTGCACTACATCATGGGCATCACCAAGGCCTACACGACGCGCGTCGGTTCCGGCCCGTTCCCTTCGGAACTGCCAACGGATGCGGGCGTCGGCCACCACCTGGCGCAAGTCGGCCATGAATTCGGCACCGTGACGGGCCGCGCCCGCCGCTGCGGCTGGTTCGACGCCGCCTTGCTGCGCCGCTCCGTGCAGATCAACGGCGTGACGGGCATGTGCCTGACCAAGCTGGACGTGCTGGATGGTATCGAAACGCTGAAACTGTGCACCGGCTACACCATCGACGGCGTAGCCACGGACATCTTCCCATCGGGCGCCGAAGAAGCCGCCCGTTGCGTGCCGGTGTACGAAGAGATGCCAGGCTGGACGGAAAGCACGGTCGGCGCGAAGTCGCTGGCGGCGCTGCCGGCAACGGCGCGCGCTTACATCAAGCGCATCGAAGAACTGGTTGGCGTACCGGTGGACATGGTTTCGACCGGTCCGGATCGTGAAGAAACGATCGTGCTGCGTCACCCATTCGAATAA
- a CDS encoding ATP phosphoribosyltransferase regulatory subunit has translation MPNWLLPENIADVLPSEARKIEELRRLMLDNFRLYGYELVMPPLLEYLESLMTGAGKDTDLRTFKLVDQLSGRMLGLRADMTTQVARIDAHLLNRATVTRLCYAGSVLHTRPSGLHATREPLQIGAEIYGHAGLEADAEIQELALASLALAGFDSVRLDLSHVGLLRAIIAQDAAAERDEAALYALLRAKDAPGLRALTASYDAVTRDALLALPNLYGDIDVLARAREVLPPLPGVLKALAELAALAGSALGRAEVAIDLADLRGYQYESGAMFALYVPGLPNAVARGGRYDHVGEAFGRARPATGFSLDLRELARLLPTAERKHSIRAPWGSAPELKEKIAELRKAGEVVIQSMPGHSNEQDEFECDRVLVLADNGSSWILKNLG, from the coding sequence ATGCCGAATTGGCTTTTGCCCGAAAATATTGCCGATGTTCTGCCGTCGGAAGCGCGCAAGATCGAAGAGCTGCGCCGCCTCATGCTGGATAATTTCCGTCTGTACGGATATGAACTGGTGATGCCGCCGCTGCTCGAGTATCTGGAATCGCTGATGACCGGCGCTGGCAAGGATACCGACCTGCGCACGTTCAAACTGGTCGACCAGCTGTCGGGCCGCATGCTCGGCCTGCGCGCCGACATGACGACGCAAGTGGCGCGCATCGACGCCCACCTGCTGAACCGTGCCACCGTCACCCGCCTGTGCTACGCCGGCAGCGTGCTGCATACCCGTCCGTCGGGTTTGCACGCCACCCGCGAACCGCTGCAGATCGGCGCCGAAATCTATGGCCACGCCGGCCTGGAAGCCGATGCCGAGATCCAGGAGCTGGCGCTTGCCTCGCTGGCACTGGCCGGTTTCGATAGCGTCCGCCTGGATTTGTCGCACGTCGGCCTGTTGCGCGCTATCATTGCGCAAGACGCCGCCGCCGAGCGCGACGAAGCTGCGCTGTACGCCTTGCTGCGCGCGAAAGATGCGCCGGGCCTGCGCGCCCTGACGGCATCCTACGATGCCGTCACGCGCGATGCGCTGCTGGCCTTGCCGAACCTGTATGGCGACATCGACGTGCTGGCGCGTGCGCGCGAAGTGCTGCCGCCGTTGCCGGGCGTGTTGAAGGCGCTGGCCGAACTGGCCGCGCTGGCAGGATCTGCCCTGGGCCGCGCCGAAGTGGCGATCGACCTGGCCGACCTGCGCGGCTACCAATATGAAAGTGGCGCGATGTTTGCGCTGTATGTACCTGGCTTGCCGAACGCGGTTGCGCGCGGCGGCCGTTATGACCACGTCGGCGAAGCGTTCGGCCGGGCACGTCCCGCGACCGGCTTCTCGCTCGATTTGCGCGAACTGGCGCGCCTGTTGCCGACCGCGGAACGGAAGCATTCGATCCGCGCGCCGTGGGGCAGTGCGCCAGAATTGAAGGAAAAAATCGCCGAGTTGCGCAAGGCGGGCGAGGTCGTGATCCAGAGTATGCCGGGTCACAGTAATGAACAAGACGAGTTCGAGTGCGATCGCGTGCTGGTACTTGCCGATAATGGTAGTAGCTGGATTCTTAAAAACTTAGGTTAA
- the hflC gene encoding protease modulator HflC: MNRIVAALIAGFIAIMLLSSTVFVVDQRKYAVVFALGEVKEVISTPGLYFKLPPPFQNVLYLDKRILTLDTPEPERFITAEKKNILVDAYVKWRIADPRLYFRSFGGDEKPARNRMSQIVKAALNDEITKRTVREVISGQRGKVMEAILAKVSAEAKAIGVEIVDVRLKRVDYVEQINNSVYERMKSERVRVANELRSTGSADSEKIRADADKQRTVILAEAYREAEKIRGEGDAKASQIYAEAFGKNPEFYKFYRSLEAYRATFKDKGDVMVVDPSSEFFKYFKGGGAAGSAKK, translated from the coding sequence ATGAATCGTATCGTAGCCGCCCTGATCGCGGGCTTTATCGCGATCATGCTCTTGTCCTCGACCGTGTTCGTGGTCGACCAGCGTAAGTATGCGGTCGTCTTCGCCCTCGGCGAAGTCAAGGAAGTCATCAGCACGCCGGGTCTGTACTTCAAGCTGCCGCCGCCGTTCCAGAACGTGCTGTACCTGGACAAGCGCATCCTGACCTTGGATACGCCGGAACCGGAACGCTTCATCACGGCCGAGAAGAAAAACATTCTTGTCGACGCGTACGTGAAATGGCGCATCGCCGATCCGCGCCTGTATTTCCGCAGCTTCGGCGGCGATGAAAAGCCGGCCCGCAACCGCATGTCGCAAATCGTCAAGGCGGCGCTGAACGATGAAATCACAAAGCGCACCGTGCGCGAAGTGATCTCGGGCCAGCGCGGCAAGGTGATGGAAGCGATCCTGGCGAAGGTCTCGGCGGAAGCGAAGGCCATCGGCGTGGAAATCGTCGACGTGCGCCTGAAACGCGTCGACTACGTCGAGCAGATCAACAACTCCGTGTACGAGCGCATGAAGTCCGAGCGCGTGCGCGTGGCCAACGAGCTGCGTTCGACCGGTTCGGCCGACTCCGAGAAGATCCGCGCCGACGCCGACAAGCAGCGCACGGTGATCCTGGCCGAAGCGTACCGCGAAGCCGAGAAGATCCGCGGCGAGGGCGATGCCAAGGCATCGCAGATCTATGCGGAAGCGTTTGGCAAGAATCCGGAGTTCTACAAGTTCTATCGCAGCCTGGAAGCCTACCGCGCCACGTTCAAGGACAAGGGCGACGTGATGGTGGTCGATCCGAGTTCGGAATTCTTCAAGTACTTCAAGGGCGGCGGCGCAGCCGGTTCGGCCAAGAAGTAA
- the hflK gene encoding FtsH protease activity modulator HflK yields the protein MLVSLLKKTGLKLSLNDPRWGNRKDDGKKAQEGKKPGEGPPDLDQLWRDFNQRLNAFFGQKNRPDNGGNNNGGGGGPRPDMKGAGITAGVVGVIAVFIWLASGAFIVQEGQNGVVLTFGKYSHTTPAGFNWRWPYPFQTDETVNVSQVRTVEVGYRQSLRNKQASESLMLTDDENIIDIQFAVQYTLKDPVAWLFNTRDQEDTLRQVAETAIREVVGRSKMDFVLYEGREKVAYDTQQLMQQILDRYKVGAVITNVTMQAVQPPEQVQAAFDDAVKAGQDRERQKNEGQAYANDVIPKARGAAFRLMEEAAAYSAMVTENAAGNASRFKQVLVEYQKAPVVTRDRMYLETMQQVFSSASKVMVDAKTGSNLLYLPLDKLIAQTAATDAAAAAARAAATPAANTVLPQEAMPTVEVNQRRDSRSSRERESR from the coding sequence ATGCTTGTCTCCCTACTCAAAAAAACAGGCTTGAAGTTGTCCCTGAACGATCCCCGCTGGGGCAATCGCAAGGACGACGGCAAGAAAGCCCAAGAAGGCAAAAAGCCCGGCGAAGGTCCGCCGGACCTCGATCAGTTGTGGCGCGATTTCAATCAGCGCCTGAACGCCTTTTTCGGACAGAAGAACCGTCCCGACAACGGCGGCAATAACAACGGCGGTGGCGGTGGTCCGCGCCCAGACATGAAGGGCGCCGGCATCACCGCAGGCGTGGTCGGCGTGATCGCCGTCTTCATCTGGCTCGCCAGCGGCGCCTTCATCGTGCAAGAGGGCCAGAACGGCGTCGTGCTCACGTTCGGCAAGTACAGCCACACCACGCCGGCCGGTTTCAACTGGCGCTGGCCGTACCCGTTCCAGACCGACGAAACCGTCAACGTGTCGCAGGTGCGTACGGTGGAAGTGGGTTACCGCCAGTCGCTGCGCAACAAGCAGGCCAGCGAGTCGCTGATGCTGACGGACGATGAAAACATCATCGACATCCAGTTCGCGGTGCAATACACCCTGAAAGATCCCGTGGCGTGGCTGTTCAACACGCGCGACCAGGAAGATACCTTGCGCCAGGTCGCCGAAACGGCGATCCGCGAAGTGGTCGGCCGCAGCAAGATGGACTTCGTGCTGTACGAGGGCCGCGAAAAGGTGGCCTACGATACGCAGCAGCTGATGCAGCAGATCCTCGACCGCTACAAGGTCGGCGCCGTCATCACCAACGTGACGATGCAGGCCGTGCAGCCGCCGGAGCAGGTGCAAGCCGCCTTCGACGACGCCGTCAAGGCAGGCCAGGACCGCGAACGCCAGAAGAATGAAGGCCAGGCTTACGCCAACGACGTCATTCCAAAAGCCCGCGGTGCCGCTTTCCGCCTGATGGAGGAAGCCGCAGCGTACAGCGCGATGGTGACCGAGAACGCGGCAGGTAATGCTTCGCGCTTCAAGCAGGTGCTGGTCGAGTACCAGAAGGCGCCGGTTGTCACGCGTGACCGCATGTACCTGGAAACGATGCAGCAAGTGTTCAGCAGTGCCAGCAAGGTCATGGTCGACGCGAAGACGGGCAGCAATCTGCTGTACCTGCCGCTCGACAAGCTGATCGCCCAGACGGCGGCCACCGACGCTGCCGCTGCCGCCGCCCGTGCTGCCGCGACACCCGCAGCCAACACCGTTTTGCCACAGGAAGCCATGCCGACAGTAGAAGTCAATCAGCGCCGCGACAGCCGCTCTTCGCGTGAACGGGAGAGCCGCTAA